From Microbacterium sp. LWH11-1.2, one genomic window encodes:
- a CDS encoding Cmx/CmrA family chloramphenicol efflux MFS transporter — protein MPFSLYLLALAVFVMGTSEFMLAGLLPAIASDLDVSVGTAGLLTSAFAVGMVVGAPPMAAFARRWPPRLTLIACLLVFAGCHVVGALTPTFAVLLITRILSAVANAGFLAVALTTATALVPADRKGRALAVLLSGTTIATVAGVPAGALFGTALGWRSTFWAIAVLCLPAVLGVLRGIPKTAGHDAPSSLRRELRELAATRLLLAMALGALINGGTFAAFTFLAPVVTDIAGLDAGWVSVALVLFGVGSFLGVTIAGRLSDRHPGLVLGIGGPLLLAGWVAMALVAEHPVLLLALVLLQGMLSFSVGSTLIARVLYAASGAPTMGGSYATAALNVGAAVGPVLGGVALSAGVVAPMWVAAGLTALALVVAVVSRRSIAPASAGAAG, from the coding sequence ATGCCTTTCTCTCTCTATCTGCTTGCCCTGGCGGTCTTCGTCATGGGCACCTCGGAATTCATGCTCGCGGGACTGCTGCCCGCCATCGCGAGTGACCTCGACGTCTCGGTCGGCACCGCCGGCCTGCTGACATCGGCCTTCGCTGTCGGCATGGTCGTCGGCGCACCCCCCATGGCAGCCTTCGCCCGCCGGTGGCCGCCACGACTCACCCTGATCGCCTGCCTGCTCGTCTTCGCCGGATGCCACGTCGTCGGAGCCCTCACCCCGACGTTCGCGGTCCTGCTGATCACGCGCATCCTGAGCGCTGTCGCGAACGCGGGATTCCTGGCCGTCGCGCTGACCACGGCGACCGCACTCGTCCCCGCCGACCGGAAGGGACGCGCCCTCGCGGTGCTGCTCTCGGGCACGACCATCGCCACCGTCGCGGGGGTCCCCGCGGGGGCGCTGTTCGGGACCGCGCTCGGATGGAGGTCGACCTTCTGGGCGATCGCCGTCCTCTGCCTGCCGGCCGTGCTCGGTGTGCTGCGCGGCATCCCGAAGACGGCAGGACACGACGCACCGTCGTCACTTCGACGGGAGCTGCGTGAGCTCGCCGCGACGCGCCTCCTCCTCGCGATGGCGCTCGGAGCTCTGATCAACGGCGGCACGTTCGCGGCGTTCACCTTCCTCGCGCCGGTCGTCACCGACATCGCCGGGCTGGATGCCGGATGGGTCTCGGTCGCGCTGGTGCTGTTCGGCGTCGGATCGTTCCTCGGCGTCACGATCGCGGGACGACTGTCTGACCGTCACCCCGGACTCGTGCTCGGCATCGGCGGGCCGCTCCTGCTCGCCGGCTGGGTCGCGATGGCCCTGGTCGCCGAGCATCCGGTGCTGCTGCTCGCGCTGGTGCTCCTGCAGGGGATGCTGTCGTTCAGCGTGGGCAGCACTCTCATCGCGCGGGTGCTCTATGCGGCATCCGGAGCTCCGACGATGGGCGGGTCGTACGCGACCGCCGCACTGAACGTCGGGGCGGCGGTCGGGCCAGTGCTCGGCGGAGTCGCGCTCAGCGCGGGAGTGGTCGCGCCGATGTGGGTGGCCGCAGGGCTGACGGCGCTGGCACTCGTCGTCGCGGTGGTGTCGCGGCGGTCGATCGCACCTGCCTCCGCGGGCGCGGCGGGCTGA
- a CDS encoding VOC family protein, with translation MLAIASIVIRVNDLPSQLEFWKAALDYIERDAPSDDWAVLKPRYADAPCIALDAHHSERVLPPRIHLDIYAEDQATEVQRLVELGAREVPWDGRPDDADYIILEDPEGNRFCIVDRPHWPGWQRIPAR, from the coding sequence ATGCTCGCCATCGCCTCGATCGTCATCCGTGTGAACGACCTGCCTTCTCAACTCGAGTTCTGGAAGGCCGCCCTCGACTACATCGAGCGCGATGCGCCCAGCGACGATTGGGCCGTGCTCAAGCCGCGCTATGCGGATGCCCCGTGCATCGCGCTCGACGCGCATCATTCCGAACGCGTGCTGCCCCCGCGCATCCACCTCGACATCTATGCCGAGGATCAGGCCACTGAGGTCCAGCGACTCGTTGAGCTCGGCGCGCGCGAGGTGCCGTGGGACGGACGACCCGACGACGCCGACTACATCATTCTGGAAGACCCCGAGGGCAACCGGTTCTGCATCGTCGACCGCCCTCACTGGCCCGGCTGGCAGCGCATCCCCGCGCGCTGA
- a CDS encoding MFS transporter: MSRLITEPETSSRARKAVRGGLLGNFVDQVDIFLPVIALAPAAAVVLGPDPAQTGLIFVATLLGRPLGAAVFGSLADRYGRTSTTKIAIAGIAITTLLIALIPNHDLGGAATLWAFVALRFVGGIFLGGEYSAAIPLAMEWSAPRRRGLLSGGIMAMSPLANSFIAALTLTLLQVLGADDYAMWGWRMPFIAGALLAVALFFYYSAGVHDSPVSTSARHPRTRPLADILVGPFRHQLWQVFTLMTGLWLFTQMAIPVLTGLLSKAPQIGPTTVPLIMLVATLVSAAAMIASGAISQRIGRRRFFVVFGGLAIIAAPLALMWAMSSQGAGAVLAVTVVQIVTVSAYGPVGAYLAERFPAAVRSSGYGVGYSLSMVIPALYPFWLPGFQSSLGAGPAVAVVLAAAAALLVIGALLGPDPDRASPLE, translated from the coding sequence ATGTCGCGCCTCATCACCGAGCCCGAAACGTCCTCCCGAGCACGAAAGGCCGTTCGCGGCGGATTGCTCGGCAACTTCGTCGACCAGGTCGATATCTTCCTGCCGGTGATCGCGCTCGCCCCCGCAGCCGCGGTCGTGCTGGGCCCCGACCCCGCTCAGACCGGCCTGATCTTCGTCGCCACCCTTCTCGGACGCCCGCTCGGAGCCGCCGTCTTCGGAAGCCTCGCCGACCGCTACGGTCGCACGAGCACCACCAAGATCGCGATCGCCGGCATCGCGATCACAACGCTCCTGATCGCCCTGATCCCGAACCACGACCTCGGTGGTGCAGCGACGCTCTGGGCGTTCGTCGCCCTCCGCTTCGTCGGCGGCATCTTCCTCGGCGGCGAATACTCCGCGGCGATCCCGCTCGCCATGGAATGGTCCGCCCCACGCCGGCGCGGCCTGCTCAGCGGCGGCATCATGGCCATGTCCCCGCTCGCGAACTCCTTCATCGCCGCGCTCACCCTGACGCTCCTGCAGGTGCTCGGAGCCGACGACTACGCAATGTGGGGATGGCGGATGCCGTTCATCGCCGGCGCCCTGCTCGCGGTGGCGCTGTTCTTCTACTACTCCGCCGGGGTCCACGATTCCCCGGTCTCGACGAGCGCCCGACACCCCCGCACTCGACCTCTGGCCGACATTCTGGTCGGACCGTTCCGCCACCAGCTCTGGCAGGTGTTCACGCTGATGACCGGCCTCTGGCTGTTCACGCAGATGGCGATCCCCGTGCTCACCGGCCTGTTGAGCAAAGCACCCCAGATCGGCCCGACCACCGTGCCGCTCATCATGCTGGTCGCCACCCTCGTCTCGGCCGCGGCGATGATCGCCAGCGGTGCAATCTCGCAGCGGATCGGACGGCGACGCTTCTTCGTCGTCTTCGGAGGCCTCGCGATCATCGCCGCTCCGCTGGCCCTCATGTGGGCGATGTCCTCTCAGGGAGCTGGCGCCGTGCTGGCCGTCACCGTCGTGCAGATCGTCACCGTGTCGGCCTACGGCCCGGTCGGCGCCTACCTCGCCGAGCGCTTTCCCGCTGCCGTGCGATCGAGCGGATACGGGGTCGGCTACTCGCTCTCCATGGTGATCCCCGCGCTCTACCCGTTCTGGCTGCCCGGATTCCAGAGCTCGCTCGGCGCTGGCCCTGCGGTGGCCGTCGTGCTCGCCGCGGCGGCTGCGCTGCTCGTCATCGGCGCGCTCCTCGGCCCTGATCCCGACCGTGCTTCGCCATTGGAGTGA
- a CDS encoding hemerythrin domain-containing protein: protein MELRSVHERLRTALSIAQEALASGGPPGGSATRDLLLFCHGFCAALTGHHEGEDRELFPAIAAEHPELRDTLRKLEQDHSMIGHLLGGLQAAVDSAASPEELSRHLEGIAAIMESHFRFEERQLLTVLETLELDAEVGRVLGPL, encoded by the coding sequence ATGGAACTGCGCAGCGTCCACGAACGGCTGCGCACAGCACTGTCGATCGCGCAGGAGGCTCTCGCTTCCGGCGGACCACCGGGCGGATCGGCGACTCGCGATCTGCTGCTGTTCTGCCATGGCTTCTGTGCGGCGCTGACGGGGCACCACGAGGGCGAGGATCGGGAGCTGTTCCCGGCGATCGCCGCGGAGCATCCGGAATTGCGGGACACGCTGCGCAAGCTCGAGCAGGATCACTCGATGATCGGGCACCTGCTCGGCGGACTGCAGGCCGCGGTCGATTCGGCGGCCTCGCCCGAGGAGCTGTCGCGGCACCTCGAGGGCATCGCGGCGATCATGGAGAGCCACTTCCGGTTCGAGGAGCGGCAGCTGCTGACGGTCCTCGAGACGCTGGAGCTGGATGCCGAGGTGGGGCGGGTGCTCGGGCCGTTGTGA
- a CDS encoding metalloregulator ArsR/SmtB family transcription factor — translation MANHSQPLDEVFLALADPTRREVVRRLGRGPVSVGDLARPFPITLPSFMKHVRALEASGLIRTAKSGRVRTCTLNRERLAVVDDWLAEQRSLWEERTDRLENFLTDPQETS, via the coding sequence ATGGCTAACCATTCGCAGCCTCTGGACGAGGTGTTCCTCGCCCTCGCGGACCCGACCCGACGAGAGGTCGTTCGGCGTCTCGGGCGTGGGCCGGTGAGCGTCGGAGACCTGGCGCGTCCGTTCCCCATCACCCTGCCGTCGTTCATGAAGCACGTGCGGGCGCTCGAGGCGAGCGGGCTCATCCGCACGGCCAAGTCGGGGAGGGTGCGCACCTGCACGCTCAACCGCGAGCGGCTGGCAGTCGTCGACGACTGGCTCGCCGAGCAGCGGAGCCTCTGGGAAGAGCGCACCGACCGCCTCGAGAACTTCCTCACCGATCCTCAGGAGACATCATGA
- a CDS encoding 3-keto-5-aminohexanoate cleavage protein: MLLQACVNGARDVAQHPWLSTDASVVAGDAAQAVAAGAGAIHVHPKNERGRDSLEAGDVAQWLRAVRAACTGVPVGVTTGAWAEPDVELRLAAIAGWTELPDFASVNWHEAGADDVAALLLSRGVGVEAGVWDSSGLAAWRRSPVRGDCLRVLIELPDEAADVVRGHAEGLIAHVTAEEPGIPILLHGEEDSAWAAFDLAVELGLDTRIGLEDVLTLPDGMPASTNAAMVRAAVGRMPVRSDK; this comes from the coding sequence ATGCTGCTGCAGGCATGCGTCAACGGCGCGCGAGATGTGGCTCAGCATCCGTGGTTGAGCACCGACGCGAGCGTCGTGGCAGGTGATGCGGCGCAGGCGGTGGCCGCAGGAGCCGGTGCCATCCACGTGCACCCGAAGAATGAACGAGGTCGCGACAGCCTCGAGGCCGGCGATGTCGCGCAATGGCTCCGCGCGGTGCGGGCGGCGTGCACCGGTGTCCCCGTGGGCGTGACGACAGGCGCATGGGCCGAGCCCGACGTCGAGCTCCGGCTCGCGGCGATCGCCGGATGGACCGAGCTCCCCGACTTCGCCTCGGTGAACTGGCATGAGGCGGGCGCCGACGACGTGGCCGCGCTGCTGCTCAGCCGCGGCGTCGGCGTCGAGGCGGGGGTCTGGGATTCGTCGGGACTTGCGGCGTGGCGGCGCTCGCCCGTGCGCGGCGACTGCCTGCGCGTGCTGATCGAGCTGCCCGACGAGGCGGCCGACGTCGTGCGCGGCCACGCCGAGGGATTGATCGCCCACGTGACCGCCGAGGAGCCGGGCATCCCGATCCTCCTGCACGGCGAGGAGGATTCCGCCTGGGCGGCCTTCGACCTCGCCGTCGAACTGGGTCTGGATACGCGGATCGGTCTCGAAGACGTGCTGACGCTCCCCGACGGGATGCCGGCCTCGACCAACGCCGCCATGGTGCGCGCCGCCGTGGGGCGGATGCCGGTGCGCTCGGACAAATAG
- a CDS encoding DUF4188 domain-containing protein gives MSKVITGRMTHRHEGELVVFHIGMQINRWWRPDLWLPTFFAMPPMLRELSMDPDSGMLGYQLLFGSGGPYVVQYWSSVDKLYAYASSPSQEHRPAWTRFNKMARKAPGAVGIWHETFLVDRAESVYVSTKPMGLPKATEMVEVGKRQDRAQARFAEGRTVSGQAQSPEILSEPRLP, from the coding sequence ATGTCGAAAGTCATCACGGGCCGCATGACCCACCGCCACGAGGGCGAGCTCGTCGTGTTCCACATCGGGATGCAGATCAACCGCTGGTGGCGACCCGACCTGTGGCTGCCCACCTTCTTCGCCATGCCGCCGATGCTGCGCGAACTCTCCATGGATCCCGACTCGGGCATGCTCGGCTACCAGTTGCTGTTCGGATCCGGCGGTCCCTACGTCGTGCAGTACTGGTCATCCGTCGACAAGCTGTACGCTTACGCGTCCAGCCCCTCGCAGGAGCACCGCCCCGCCTGGACCCGCTTCAACAAGATGGCGCGCAAAGCTCCGGGCGCAGTCGGCATCTGGCACGAGACCTTCCTCGTCGACCGCGCCGAGAGCGTGTACGTGTCGACGAAGCCGATGGGGCTGCCGAAGGCGACGGAGATGGTCGAGGTGGGGAAGCGGCAGGACCGGGCTCAGGCGCGGTTCGCGGAAGGGCGGACGGTGTCTGGCCAGGCGCAGTCCCCGGAGATCTTGAGCGAACCGCGCCTCCCCTAG
- a CDS encoding SDR family NAD(P)-dependent oxidoreductase, whose protein sequence is MALTAHSTIGDWMNDPTGGPLIRALFEKTGADPSLLTPVLGLPLQQLVAMSQGAMPQSIVDDLVRAANGGEIPADDESAGWTEKPTSGRFADKTVIVTGAASGIGKATASRIAREGGRVIASDIAAEKLDALKAELPDADIVTVPGDLTKQDAIDAVLAAAGDRIDGLANVAGINDDFSPAGETTDAVWDRVIAINLTAPFKLMRAVLPVMEAAGRGAILNVSSEAGLRGNASGNAYTASKHGIIGVTKSAAFMYGPKGIRVNSVAPGGVATGIPMPPNMSEYGSGRLGPFQQAIPTVATAEHLAASITFLLSDDAVNINGAILASDGGWSVQ, encoded by the coding sequence ATGGCCCTCACCGCACACTCCACCATCGGCGACTGGATGAACGACCCGACCGGCGGGCCGCTCATCCGCGCACTGTTCGAGAAGACGGGCGCCGACCCCTCGCTGCTGACCCCGGTGCTCGGACTCCCGCTGCAGCAGCTCGTCGCGATGAGCCAGGGCGCCATGCCGCAGTCGATCGTCGATGACCTCGTGCGCGCGGCCAACGGCGGCGAGATCCCCGCCGACGACGAGTCCGCGGGCTGGACCGAGAAGCCCACCTCCGGACGCTTCGCCGACAAGACCGTGATCGTGACCGGCGCGGCATCCGGCATCGGCAAGGCCACGGCATCCCGCATCGCGCGCGAAGGCGGACGCGTGATCGCCAGCGACATCGCCGCCGAGAAGCTCGACGCACTGAAGGCGGAACTGCCGGATGCCGACATCGTCACGGTCCCCGGTGACCTCACGAAGCAGGACGCGATCGACGCCGTCCTCGCCGCCGCGGGAGACCGCATCGACGGCCTCGCGAACGTCGCCGGCATCAACGACGACTTCTCCCCCGCCGGTGAGACGACGGATGCCGTCTGGGACAGGGTCATCGCGATCAACCTCACCGCGCCGTTCAAGCTCATGCGCGCGGTGCTCCCGGTCATGGAGGCTGCGGGTCGCGGGGCGATCCTCAACGTCTCGAGCGAAGCGGGTCTGCGCGGCAACGCGTCGGGCAACGCCTACACGGCCAGCAAGCACGGCATCATCGGCGTCACGAAGTCGGCGGCGTTCATGTACGGGCCGAAGGGCATCCGCGTGAACTCGGTCGCTCCGGGCGGCGTGGCCACCGGCATCCCGATGCCCCCGAACATGTCGGAGTACGGCTCCGGCCGTCTCGGTCCGTTCCAGCAGGCGATCCCGACCGTCGCGACCGCCGAGCACCTCGCGGCGTCGATCACGTTCCTGCTGTCGGATGACGCGGTGAACATCAACGGCGCGATCCTCGCGAGCGATGGTGGTTGGTCGGTGCAGTAA
- a CDS encoding MerR family transcriptional regulator, protein MRISELSARTGVTVPTIKYYLREGLLPEGERSAPTQAAYGEKHVERLRVIRALLDAGVSIAETRRVLGALDDPPESPHLLLGEAHAAITPPADEELDRAEAEALVAGLGWQPGMCDPAVLHAVARALQRLERAGFVVPDAVMAEYLASIRRIADAEIAGVPEESAEAAVRYVVLGSVLVEPLLLALRRVAQQVSSGERFSSMS, encoded by the coding sequence ATGAGAATTTCCGAACTGTCAGCCCGGACGGGTGTGACCGTGCCGACGATCAAGTACTACCTGCGCGAGGGTCTGCTGCCCGAGGGTGAGCGCAGCGCGCCGACGCAGGCCGCCTATGGCGAGAAGCACGTGGAGCGGCTGCGGGTGATCCGGGCGCTGCTCGATGCGGGGGTGAGCATCGCCGAGACGCGGCGGGTGCTCGGGGCGCTGGACGATCCGCCGGAGAGTCCGCACCTGCTGCTGGGCGAGGCTCATGCGGCGATCACTCCGCCAGCGGATGAGGAGCTGGATCGGGCGGAGGCCGAGGCCTTGGTTGCTGGGCTCGGGTGGCAGCCGGGGATGTGCGACCCCGCGGTGCTCCACGCGGTAGCGCGGGCGCTCCAGAGGTTGGAGCGCGCGGGTTTTGTCGTGCCGGATGCCGTGATGGCGGAGTACCTCGCGAGCATTCGGAGGATCGCGGATGCCGAGATCGCCGGGGTGCCGGAGGAATCAGCCGAGGCCGCGGTGCGGTACGTGGTGCTCGGGTCGGTGCTGGTGGAGCCGTTGCTGCTGGCGCTGCGGCGAGTGGCGCAGCAGGTGAGCTCGGGGGAGCGGTTCAGTTCTATGTCTTGA
- a CDS encoding DUF4188 domain-containing protein has protein sequence MWPRYAYASSPSQEHRPAWTCFNRMARKAPGAVGIWHETFLVDRAETVYVSIKPMGLPKATELVEVGKRQDRAQARFAERQTAVVNSTTSHRSGELRIGEAHLYCGQHPAQRGVATR, from the coding sequence ATGTGGCCGCGATACGCTTACGCGTCCAGCCCGTCGCAGGAGCACCGCCCCGCCTGGACCTGCTTCAACAGGATGGCGCGCAAGGCTCCGGGAGCGGTCGGCATCTGGCACGAGACCTTCCTCGTCGACCGCGCCGAGACCGTTTATGTGTCGATCAAGCCGATGGGGCTACCGAAAGCGACGGAGTTGGTCGAGGTCGGGAAGCGACAGGACCGGGCGCAGGCGCGGTTTGCGGAAAGGCAGACGGCGGTAGTGAACAGCACCACGTCACATCGCTCGGGAGAGTTGCGCATCGGCGAGGCTCACCTATACTGCGGTCAGCATCCAGCGCAGAGAGGCGTGGCAACGCGATGA
- a CDS encoding alpha/beta hydrolase: protein MARVDQACRRRGGLVMNAAYPIEHGERAGESIILLHGGNVGNWMWEPQVERLAGRHLITPDVVGFNTRAAERWPGLDGAADDVAAIIRERAVDGKAHVVGLSMGGVIAVHLAARLPDVIRSCMVTGAMMTGIRGTQRRLAEWQLRAWDRRWFWRMQAAMFRIPADAREQFIAAGRGVSAETAHGMYGEIFAGSMPAGRFDYAGPLLAIAGERESRDVRVAFTALTRAMPQTRTWVAPGMRHIWSIQDPDLFTRTIVDFVDRDVVP from the coding sequence ATGGCTCGCGTCGACCAGGCGTGCCGTCGCCGCGGAGGGCTCGTGATGAACGCGGCATATCCGATCGAGCATGGTGAGCGGGCAGGCGAGTCGATCATCCTGCTGCACGGCGGCAACGTCGGCAACTGGATGTGGGAGCCGCAGGTCGAGCGCCTCGCCGGAAGACACCTGATCACGCCCGACGTGGTCGGCTTCAACACGCGGGCCGCCGAGCGCTGGCCGGGGCTGGATGGGGCGGCGGATGATGTCGCCGCTATCATCCGGGAGCGGGCGGTCGACGGAAAGGCCCATGTGGTGGGGCTGTCGATGGGCGGTGTGATCGCCGTGCACCTGGCGGCGCGGCTTCCGGACGTCATCCGCTCGTGCATGGTGACCGGGGCGATGATGACCGGCATCCGAGGTACCCAGCGGCGTCTGGCGGAGTGGCAGCTGCGCGCGTGGGACCGACGGTGGTTCTGGCGCATGCAGGCGGCGATGTTCCGGATTCCCGCGGATGCACGCGAGCAGTTCATCGCCGCCGGGCGAGGGGTGAGCGCGGAGACGGCGCACGGCATGTACGGCGAGATCTTCGCGGGCTCGATGCCCGCCGGCCGGTTCGACTACGCCGGGCCCCTCCTCGCGATCGCGGGAGAGCGCGAGTCGAGGGACGTGCGGGTGGCGTTCACGGCGCTGACGCGGGCGATGCCGCAGACGCGCACCTGGGTGGCGCCCGGGATGCGTCATATCTGGAGCATCCAGGATCCCGATCTGTTCACGCGCACCATCGTCGACTTCGTGGACCGCGATGTGGTCCCCTGA
- a CDS encoding SRPBCC domain-containing protein, giving the protein MTDVTIDPEHDLSLQRVIRASPSDVWRAWTEPARLEKWWIPAPMVTRVDRLDVTPGGGFVTRMSEDGEEFVPHVDSIFLVVEEGRRLVFTNAVTSAWRPADPEPVAMTAEIILDDHPEGTDYRVIVRHGTPAARAHHEELGFFDGWGSVTAALAELVEQEASA; this is encoded by the coding sequence ATGACCGACGTGACCATCGACCCCGAGCACGATCTCAGCCTGCAGCGTGTGATCCGCGCATCGCCGTCCGACGTGTGGCGAGCGTGGACGGAGCCCGCGCGGCTCGAGAAGTGGTGGATCCCGGCCCCCATGGTCACCCGGGTCGACCGACTCGACGTCACCCCGGGCGGCGGGTTCGTCACGCGGATGAGTGAGGACGGGGAGGAGTTCGTGCCGCACGTCGACTCGATCTTCCTCGTCGTGGAGGAAGGACGCCGGCTCGTGTTCACCAATGCGGTGACGAGCGCTTGGCGCCCTGCCGACCCGGAGCCGGTCGCCATGACCGCGGAGATCATCCTCGATGACCACCCCGAGGGCACGGACTACCGCGTCATCGTGCGGCACGGCACCCCCGCGGCGCGTGCGCACCACGAGGAGCTGGGCTTCTTCGACGGTTGGGGTTCTGTCACCGCCGCGCTCGCGGAGCTGGTCGAGCAGGAGGCGTCGGCGTGA
- a CDS encoding TetR/AcrR family transcriptional regulator: MPRPRSEKARQSVLDAMRAALTSHAYEAVTIEGLADAAGVSKQTIYRWWPSKAAILGEALLEGGLPGSDVAVPFTADLAADLRAWFSAMSTALADADGVAIARALIVITASDPELGLALNEKLAAPIREWVSARVALAVEAGDVRADADAAAIADQFVAMASYAALLGRPLGDERVDATVSVLLRGIAA; this comes from the coding sequence GTGCCTCGTCCTCGCAGTGAGAAAGCCCGCCAGTCGGTGCTCGACGCCATGCGTGCCGCGCTGACGAGCCACGCGTACGAGGCTGTGACGATCGAGGGACTGGCGGATGCCGCGGGCGTCTCGAAGCAGACCATCTACCGGTGGTGGCCGTCGAAGGCCGCGATCCTCGGCGAGGCGCTGCTCGAGGGTGGGCTTCCCGGATCCGACGTCGCCGTGCCGTTCACCGCCGACCTCGCCGCCGACCTCCGGGCCTGGTTCTCGGCGATGAGCACCGCCCTCGCGGATGCCGATGGCGTCGCGATCGCGCGAGCTCTGATCGTGATCACGGCATCCGATCCCGAGCTCGGGCTCGCGCTGAACGAGAAGCTCGCGGCGCCGATCCGCGAGTGGGTGTCGGCGCGGGTCGCGCTGGCTGTCGAAGCCGGAGACGTGCGAGCGGATGCGGATGCTGCCGCGATCGCGGACCAGTTCGTCGCGATGGCCAGCTACGCCGCGCTGCTCGGGCGGCCGCTGGGGGACGAGCGGGTCGATGCGACGGTGAGCGTGCTGCTGCGGGGGATCGCGGCCTGA
- a CDS encoding PadR family transcriptional regulator, with translation MQLRHAILGLLDVAPQSGYDLGRAFERSVAHFWHADQSQIYRTLDRLETDGAIATETIPQQGRPDRRVHSLTDAGRHELEAWLGSPLEDLQPKEPFLARLFFAASLGVDGILALLDEREAAIREGLEQLRALPSASGDLGAVLRMATLDAGIRQGEAELQWLASTRRAVAAEGS, from the coding sequence ATGCAGCTCCGACACGCGATCCTCGGCCTCCTCGACGTGGCCCCGCAGAGCGGGTACGACCTCGGTCGCGCGTTCGAGCGATCGGTCGCCCATTTCTGGCATGCCGATCAGTCGCAGATCTACCGCACGCTCGACCGCCTCGAGACCGACGGGGCCATCGCGACCGAGACGATCCCGCAGCAGGGGAGGCCCGACCGTCGGGTGCATTCTCTGACGGATGCCGGACGGCACGAGCTCGAGGCATGGCTCGGCTCGCCGCTCGAGGATCTGCAGCCGAAGGAGCCCTTCCTCGCACGGCTGTTCTTCGCCGCATCGCTCGGCGTCGACGGCATCCTCGCCCTGCTCGACGAGCGCGAGGCCGCGATCCGCGAAGGGCTGGAACAGCTGCGCGCTCTTCCCTCGGCGAGCGGAGATCTCGGTGCCGTGCTTCGGATGGCGACTCTCGACGCGGGTATCCGGCAGGGTGAGGCCGAGCTGCAATGGCTCGCGTCGACCAGGCGTGCCGTCGCCGCGGAGGGCTCGTGA
- a CDS encoding serine hydrolase domain-containing protein: MISRIRFPRPALAVFGGIVVATVVLAGCAAPAPADPPSSSQAPASKAFDAETVKKLDAILEAAVTEHEMPGVTLAVWSPGGDYVSSAGYADAEKKTKMTPELNHRIGSVTKTFTITALLRLVDQGKASLDDHISEYVDGVTRGDEITLRQLAAMTSGLPDYSENPEWQMSLLSDPYAPLTPQSLIDVVSGQPLTDEPGAEMSYSNTSTVLVGMAIEKITGKTLAEVLQDEVAKPLGMEHTFLPEGNEYPEPHAQGYTAQQSDDGSLTNATDWNPSWGWAAGAMISTLDDLKIWVPALATGELLSPELQKERLTVTPEDPQHPEWGYGLGLFNLNGWIGHNGSLPGYKTVTIYLPEKDMTIVAFVNSDAAGKSSLGSGLVGPVTQLLTPEALFELG; this comes from the coding sequence GTGATCTCACGCATCCGTTTCCCCCGTCCTGCTCTCGCCGTCTTCGGAGGGATCGTCGTCGCGACGGTCGTTCTGGCGGGCTGCGCAGCGCCCGCCCCCGCCGATCCCCCGTCGTCTTCGCAGGCGCCGGCATCGAAGGCCTTCGATGCCGAGACGGTCAAGAAGCTCGATGCGATCCTCGAAGCAGCTGTCACCGAGCACGAGATGCCCGGCGTCACACTCGCGGTCTGGAGCCCCGGGGGCGACTACGTCTCGTCGGCCGGGTATGCGGATGCCGAGAAGAAGACGAAGATGACGCCCGAGCTCAACCACCGCATCGGCAGCGTCACCAAGACCTTCACGATCACGGCTCTGCTGCGCCTCGTCGATCAGGGCAAGGCATCGCTCGACGACCACATCTCCGAGTACGTCGACGGGGTCACGCGAGGCGACGAGATCACATTGCGGCAGCTCGCCGCGATGACATCGGGTCTCCCCGACTACTCCGAGAACCCGGAGTGGCAGATGTCGCTGCTCAGCGACCCCTACGCTCCGCTGACTCCACAGAGCCTGATCGACGTCGTGAGCGGGCAGCCGTTGACCGATGAGCCGGGGGCCGAGATGTCGTACTCGAACACCAGCACGGTGCTCGTCGGGATGGCGATCGAGAAGATCACCGGGAAGACGCTCGCCGAGGTCTTGCAGGACGAGGTCGCGAAGCCCCTGGGGATGGAACACACCTTCCTGCCGGAGGGCAACGAATACCCGGAGCCGCACGCGCAGGGATACACGGCGCAGCAGAGCGACGACGGATCGCTCACGAACGCGACCGACTGGAACCCGTCGTGGGGATGGGCGGCCGGAGCGATGATCTCGACGCTCGACGACCTGAAGATCTGGGTGCCGGCTCTCGCCACGGGCGAGCTGCTGTCGCCCGAGCTTCAGAAGGAACGGCTCACCGTCACTCCCGAAGACCCTCAGCACCCCGAATGGGGATACGGTCTCGGCCTCTTCAATCTCAACGGCTGGATCGGCCACAACGGAAGCCTCCCGGGGTACAAGACCGTGACGATCTATCTCCCCGAGAAGGACATGACGATCGTCGCCTTCGTGAACTCGGATGCCGCCGGGAAGTCCTCCCTGGGTTCGGGGCTGGTGGGTCCGGTGACGCAGCTCCTCACTCCGGAGGCGCTCTTCGAGCTGGGCTGA